TTGAAAATCAAGAATCGTGTCCTTACGCTCCGGGACTACACGGAGGCTAGTGGCCTGTGGGAGAAATTTGGTTTAAGTCTTACCGTACTTAAATATATTTAGAATAGCAAGAAAGACCAGACGATGTGAAATAttgtgcgttttgttgtgttttctgtttcttcgAAATGGCAGGCTAAATGTCTAAGATATGGTGATGTTCAAATCTACTTATCTACTACTCGTAAGTCGTAGTAAAAGGCCATTCGTTCACGGATGATACGAGGTGAAGCGATAAACTAGGAATGTTTTGACAGTGTTTCGCGATTGATCGTAACGTGATCTTTCGCTAGCAATGGCCAAAAGGTTTCTATGGTACTGTATGTTTTCAACTTGTCCTTCCAGTTCTAACTATCAACCTCAAACGTGATCTAATTAATGGACTACAAATGGATGTTTTCTTATAATCAAAGAACTCGCTTCAGGCACATTAGTACCCTCCTTCTTTGTGTGGTGTAAGTTCTATCTACAGTttcgctgcaaaaaaaaaaaacaaacaaacgaaaccctGAAGATAAAAATGTCaatgttttcttccattaCTTGCAATACAATGTGCGACATTGGATAGGAAATACAGAAATTTTAGTAAACCACTTGTTAGATAAAATTGTTGTATTTCTGCTggcattttcatttcttttgatGACCTATTTTAGCGACCTGTACGAAGCGAACCTGTATGAAGATTTACGCGCAAGCAACATTATTCGTCGTCTGTTCCAAATACTCTAAACTTActaaaatttctaaacttaaCAAGTAGTACAACTCGGCTGGTAGTAGTTGCGGTGTACCCATGTCTCAAAATAGAGCACCCACCTCACATGTCCTCGATAGTATAGTGGTCAGTATCCCCGCCTGTCACGCGGGAGACCGGGGTTCGATTCCCCGTCGGGGAGaatcttttttcctttttttcctaaatcCTTTTTAAAGgacttccccccccccccctctgtACTAATGCATGCTATATTAATAGTTCATGATGTTATAACCTAgcaatttctttcatttcttttttgtcgtgTAAACGTAACCAAATATTGtataacatttaattaaaaattgagcTTTTTAAGCTTATTATAACTAACAATGTGTACTTAAACCTGTACAAGTTCAAAATGACTTTATACGACCGTCGTATACGCTTAAAGTTTTGATTCATGTGTCATCTCTGCCTTTTCCCAGTCAGCCAGTTTATGCTGCTTGACTCCACTGAAACTTCCACCACGGCCGATTCCTTGCCGAAATTTGTCTGCACCTTCTTTCGCTACTTGCAGTAACTCGACAGAAACGTTCGATGCCTCGCGTTCTAGCGCTTCCTCCAACGATTGGGCTGAGAAGGTACCATAATACGCTGAATCGCGATCATGACGGATGCATAGCTGCGGGTACTTTGCAATGCTCATCGCTAGGTTGTAAGCCTGCCCCAGTCCTGCTCCGACGGCCACAACTCGATTGACCAGTCCAATTTCGAGCGCTTCCTTAGCAGAAACCGTCCTACCAGTGAGAATCAAGTCTAATGCTCGCGAAAGGCCAATCAATGCTGGCAACCGGACCGTTCCACCATCTATCAGTGGTACTCCGAACCGCCGATTATAGAACCCAAGCATGGCATTTTCCTCCATTACGCGCAAATCGCACATTAGCGCTAGTTCCAACCCTCCCGCCACACAGTACCCAGTGATGGCACAAACAAGCGGTTTCCGAATCATTCGTCTCGTGGGACCCATCACTCCTTCCGGATTGTGTACAATCGATTGCGTCTTCAGTGGGTCATCGTGTTGTCCTGCCAGCTCACTCAGGTCGTACCCAGAGCAAAAACTACCACCGATACCGTGCAGTACTCCAACGTCCGCTttggggtcattttcaaagtCAGCAATTGCGGCCGATAACTTTATGCCCGTCATCGAATCGATAGCATTTCGCACCTTTGGGCGGTTGATACCGATCAAGgtgatgttgttttccttctcgaCGACGATTGAGTCTTCGTTGGAGCCTGCCATCCGCTCTTAAAAAGGGTGCACAAGATGAGAATTAACAAATTGGCAGCAGGAACATAGATCATCTTACGTGCTTACCTTTCCCTAGATCGTCCACTGTAGATGTACACCCACGGGAAAGAAGATTAAGTGCGTTTCTACTTATAACTTGTCCACGACGATAGCTTTTCAACACATTCATGGCCATTTGCTGGCTAAAATATGTGTATATAACAGCTTAAAGATAAGCCCAATTGCGTCCCAAAAATTGGACAAAATCCAACACCACCGGcgttttttgtatgttttgacATTTAACCAACGTAAACAAACCTCAACACACCTAGGCATAGCCCACGGTCATTAAGAACAAATTTATCCTAAAACTAATTAATTCTCCACGAATAATCACATTTTAACACGCTTGAAAATGTGTATTTCTTGTTGAAGCAAACATTCCGGTacaaaaatacgaaaaaatgcgaaaaaaacacagcgcTGCTACCGGTTCTGTCGGAAAACAAGGCGCTACAAACAGCGTTACAATGCGTTACATCATTGGATAACCAGTGTGTCGGAATTTCAAAACGACGGTTAAGTGCTTCTTTTGCAAACGAATACATTCGATGAATCAATTCGTTTCACCACAATACAAGTAAAATCTTTTACACACTTTCATTCTTTCGAACATTGAACGGCATTTCTTTATTATCGCATTCATACATTCGTCTTGCAAACTGCGGCAATAGAAATGTGTTACGCTTATTGCCACAGGTCCTTTCAGTTCGTATCACTTGCACTCGTGAACGGTTGTACCTTTGTCGTACAATTTTCCTAGACATTCAGCTCCTACCCAATTCCGTACATCTCTGCCAGCGCAGCAAGCTTTGCAGCTTTTTTGGTTTATTCTTGAACCATCAGCCAACATATTTCCCTATCGTACGCTTATCGTATTTGGGGCGgggatttgttttgtaatattttacgCAAAATTGATGTACATtaccgtgttttgttttcctttatctAAAAGCGTAATTGAAACACATTCTATTTCCACCCGGGGGTGCTataaatggttttgttgtttttttttctgtaagcCCACTCTGCAAGCAATCAACTTTCCCAGTAGCTGAAGCAAAAACGGAGTTCTTTCAAATTGTGTTCCACTAATGAACGTACTAATCTTTCCACTTGTGGCTAGGGGGTTTCTTTGCGGACATTAAAAGCATTGTCCAGCGCACATCAAAAGACGCTTCGTCAAAACTGGATGGATACGTTGCGAAGGAAACATAAATTGTGTTTTCAACTCTATTCCGTGTATTGTAAACATGTAATAAAAGTCGTTAAATTGTGAAGGGCAATCGGTTACGCAAGTGAATTTCCTCACGCGGGAACAGAAATTACCGGAGACATGTTAAATTACACACCCGAGCGAAGCACAAACTGAATGGACTTTTGCTTCACCTAAACACACTTGTTTGCAAATTAGTCTTTAATGTACGGAAAGTCTACACCATTGCACAACAAGAAGGACAGGTATGTACAAAGGTAAGTAAATGTTTGTATTGTTCTTCTCTATGGTTCTTTTGCTGTGGCAGCTACTTCTCTACAACAATATTTCTATgggttattttgttgttgtggtgttAAAACATTGCCTTTTTAGTTGGTTtactttactgtttttttttttttaataatctgTCTCCTTCTCTTTGGGAAGCTGTTCCTTCTGCTATTGGGAAGTACTGGCAGCCAAGCTGGCGGACGTATGCGGTGTGAAGTATTTCTTATGCTGAGTcgttatatttgtttgtttgttttttttttgtttttactaatTTTGCAGTATATGTGGGCCATTTTTAcagtttgtataaaaaaaacatcaattccaaacaaaactGTAAACCAGCATACGTAAACGAGCGATATGCAAACGATACCGTtggatggaattttatatttgGCTTTAGTGTCGTTTTTTCATCCTGTTTGTGGAGTTGTAGCTTACACTTCTGTACTGCGCTTGAAACGAAAACGCTTTATTGTGTTCGATAATGGCATTTTCCGCAAGGGCATGTCGTACTGAAAAGGACTTACatatattttatgctttcatttttttgttcttttacttCCATTGCACGTGTTtgctaacgaaaaaaaaaatgctattttTAAGCTTCACAATaatgttttgcagtttttttttatgtaccaCACTGTTTCCAGTTGTTGGTTGGGTGATTTGGGGGACGCCCGAAATTTAAACTAAACGCCAT
This region of Anopheles marshallii chromosome 2, idAnoMarsDA_429_01, whole genome shotgun sequence genomic DNA includes:
- the LOC128707276 gene encoding short-chain-enoyl-CoA hydratase-like — encoded protein: MAMNVLKSYRRGQVISRNALNLLSRGCTSTVDDLGKERMAGSNEDSIVVEKENNITLIGINRPKVRNAIDSMTGIKLSAAIADFENDPKADVGVLHGIGGSFCSGYDLSELAGQHDDPLKTQSIVHNPEGVMGPTRRMIRKPLVCAITGYCVAGGLELALMCDLRVMEENAMLGFYNRRFGVPLIDGGTVRLPALIGLSRALDLILTGRTVSAKEALEIGLVNRVVAVGAGLGQAYNLAMSIAKYPQLCIRHDRDSAYYGTFSAQSLEEALEREASNVSVELLQVAKEGADKFRQGIGRGGSFSGVKQHKLADWEKAEMTHESKL